In Aegilops tauschii subsp. strangulata cultivar AL8/78 chromosome 3, Aet v6.0, whole genome shotgun sequence, one genomic interval encodes:
- the LOC109769075 gene encoding vacuolar cation/proton exchanger 1a: MDSQSAVTMEAGAPTRKESGRLPSRHGGHAHGHSGLARTAHGMSSSSLRKKSDATLVRKVPVASLRPVLANLQEVLLGTKLAVLFIAVPLAVAAQCFRFGQVWVFALSLIGLIPLAERVSFLTEQIALYTGPTIGGLLNATCGNATELIIAVFALVQGKIEVVKCSLLGSVLSNLLLVLGTSLFCGGIKNLGADQPYDRKQADVSTGLLTLGVLCQSLPLLLRYAVSSGEHAVATDTTVLELSRACSFIMLLAYVAYLFFQLKTHRQLFEPQEIEGGDEEEEEAVLGFGSALFWLILMTIIIAVLSEYVVGTIEPTSQSWGLSVSFISIILLPIVGNAAEHAGAVIFALKNKLDITLGVALGSATQISMFVVPLSVLVAWIMGIQMDLDFKLLETGSLFISVLVTAFTLQDGTSHYLKGVLLLLCYIVIGACFFVTRQPAPHANNNGTLLDVPTGPMIVQVA, encoded by the exons ATGGATAGCCAGTCCGCGGTGACGATGGAGGCCGGCGCGCCCACGAGGAAGGAGTCTGGGCGGCTTCCCTCGCGGCACGGCGGCCACGCGCACGGCCACAGCGGCCTCGCCCGGACGGCGCACGGCATGTCCTCCTCGTCGCTGCGGAAGAAGTCGGACGCCACGCTGGTGCGCAAGGTCCCCGTGGCCTCGCTGCGCCCCGTGCTCGCCAACCTCCAGGAGGTCCTCCTCGGCACCAAGCTCGCCGTCCTCTTCATCGCGGtgccgctcgccgtcgccgcgcagTGCTTCCGCTTCGGCCAG GTATGGGTGTTCGCGCTTAGTCTAATCGGCCTCATTCCTCTGGCTGAGCGAGTCAGCTTCCTGACAGA GCAGATTGCGCTCTACACTGGCCCCACTA TTGGCGGGCTCCTGAACGCGACGTGCGGCAACGCAACGGAGCTCATCATCGCCGTGTTCGCGCTGGTGCAAGGGAAGATCGAGGTGGTGAAATGCTCGCTGCTCGGCTCCGTGCTCTCCAACCTGCTTCTCGTCCTTGGCACCTCGCTCTTCTGTGGCGGCATCAAGAACCTCGGGGCCGACCAGCCCTACGACCGG AAACAAGCGGACGTGAGCACTGGTCTGCTCACCCTGGGCGTGCTGTGCCAGTCTCTGCCGCTGCTGCTGCGTTACGCCGTCAGCTCCGGGGAGCATGCTGTCGCCACTGACACCACGGTGCTGGAGCTCTCTAGGGCCTGCAGTTTCATCATGCTCCTCGCCTACGTCGCCTACCTCTTCTTCCAGCTCAAGACGCATCGCCAGCTCTTCGAGCCGCAGGAGATCGAGGGcggagacgaggaggaggaggaggcggtccTCGGCTTCGGGAGCGCGCTCTTCTGGCTCATCCTCATGACCATCATCATCGCCGTGCTCTCCGAGTACGTTGTCGGCACCATCGAGCCGACCTCGCAGTCGTGGGGTCTCTCGGTGAGCTTCATCAGCATCATCCTGCTCCCCATCGTTGGTAACGCGGCGGAGCACGCCGGAGCCGTGATCTTCGCCCTGAAGAACAAGCTGGACATCACCCTCGGTGTCGCCTTGGGGTCGGCTACCCAGATCTCCATGTTCGTG GTGCCATTGAGTGTCCTTGTCGCTTGGATCATGGGGATTCAGATGGATCTCGACTTCAAGCTGCTAGAGACTGGCTCTCTCTTCATCTCGGTGCTAGTGACGGCCTTCACCCTCCAG GATGGAACGTCACATTACCTCAAGGGAGTCCTCCTCCTCCTATGCTACATTGTTATCGGCGCCTGCTTCTTTGTCACGAGACAACCAGCAC CTCACGCGAACAACAACGGCACGCTGCTGGATGTCCCAACGGGTCCCATGATTGTCCAGGTCGCATAA